CATTAGTGTTGTACATAAAACTTTATTTCCTTTTAAGCGGTAGAGCTCCTCATCCGTCGTGAAAACGACGTGCTCTACCGCTTTAATACCACAACTGTATATAGCTGAAAACCGAAAGCGATGGTCGCACGCGCACGCACGCACATTCCCAGGGTCATGTTGGTCcctcagcgccgccgccgccgatgacgacgacgacgacgaccgttTTAATTTCCCTGGTGCATGTGCAGGCGGTAGTGAAGGAGACGTTCCGGCGTCACCCGCCGAGCCACTTCGTGCTGTCGCACGCGGCGACGCGGGACACGGAGCTGGGCGGGTACCGCGTCCCCGCCGACGCCAGCGTGGAGTTCTACACGGCGTGGGTGACGGAGAACCCTGCGACGTGGCCGGACCCGGAGCTGTGGCGGCCCGAGCGGTTCCTGGAGGGCGGCGAAGGGTTCGACACCGACATCACGGGCACCCGCGCGCTGCGCATGATGCCCTTCGGCGCCGGGCGCCGGATCTGCCCCGCCGCCACGCTCGGCGTGCTCCACATCCAACTCATGCTCGCCAACATGGTGCGCGCGTTCCGGTGGACGCCCCCCGCCGGCGAGGGACCGCCGGATCCTACTGAGACGTTCGCGTTCACCGTCGTCATGAAGAACCCGCTCCGCGCTGCCTTCGTCGAGCGGGACCACCCcgccgcgacggcgacggcgacggccacGGCGGAGTGATGGTgaaaggttttttttttaaaaagttacTACAAGTTACGGGAAGGTAAGTTGCTCTGGGCTCTCTGGCTGGGTAAGTTGCTGCCACGTGTACGTGCGTGTCGTGCGGTGCATTGCATGCATGGTACGGGAGGGTGATTATGGCGCGCGGCGGTATAATTAAAATACAGTTATTAATTACTCCACAGTGAAGGTCATCCTAGCTGTTGGTTAGTTGACGGATGGCTGGATGGACACGTACGTACGGCCGGGGGAAGATGAATGTGATTCAGTGTGGATGCAACGCACGATGCTGTCACAATATCATAAATTTTTTCTAGTGTTCCCTGTGCTATTATTTTTTAATAGTAGTACTGTGGTTTTAGCTTTCtctcatttttcttttcttttcttttctcttgatTTGATCAAAAAAATGTACGTACTAGCTATTGCATGATCGATCTGCTCGATCATATATATCGGTTGTCATCTCATGTCCAGAAATAACAATGTTAAATGATTTCCTCTCCGGACCGAGCTATCATCGTCCATATGCAAGTGCAACAGTGCGTGGAAAATATATTGTTCCTGTTCGGTTTGTTGGAAATTGGCCGCTGATGGTGATTTTTtacgagagaaaacactgtttttCGCTAGAAAAACAggagcattgttgttctttttgGATCGGTTATACTACATGCGGCTGGTCTATTTCAATGCACATTTGATGGTACGAGCAGTGCGTGTTAATGGTACGATGCTGGCGTACAAGGATCAAGGCAAGGGACACCGAAAGCATCGTATCCATCCACAGTGTGTCCAATGATGCTATGCAAAAATACAAATTTTAGACCGACTCCAACAGATCACGCATAGGGTGACCCAAACTCAAAATGGGTTGGCTACAGTGTTTTATCCGCGTAAACACACTTTTCCAATGGAGTTGGCAAACGAGCGACGCATTTTGAGTGGGAGCCAACACGGGACGCAAATAAGCGTCTTCTCTCCGTCCTTCTGCGTCTCCACGCTGCCGGAGCTCGTCTGTTCCCCACACGCACCATTTCCTCCCCCAAACCACCATGGACTTCTCCGCCGGCAGGAGCGGGAGCAGAGGCGGAGGCCCCGGCGACGTCCGGGCACAGGCGGAGCGCTGGCTAGAGATCGCCGAGAAGCTCCTCGCGGCGCGCGACCTCGTCGGCTGCAAGCGCTTCGCAGAGCGGGCGGTGGAGGCGGACCCGCTCCTCcccggcgccaacgagctcctcgccgtcgccgacgTCCTCCTCGCCTCCCAGTCCATGGGCCCCTCGGGCCACCCGGATCCACTCGCCATCCTCCAGCTGCCGCCCGGGGCCAGCCCCGACCACGCCGCCATCTCCCGCGCCTTCCGCCGCCTCGCGCTCCTCCTCGGGCAACGCAACCCGCACCCCGACGCCGCTGGTACCCCTTCCTTCTCCCGGTATGCCGCCGTGGGCGCAGCCGCGGGCGCTCCCGCCCCCGACCCGCCGGAGTTCTAGACAGCGTGCCCCTTCTGCCGGAGCTCGTACGAGCGGGCGGAGGAGCGCGGCGAGGCGGGCGGCGCGCGGCTTCTCATTTGCATCGCCTGTTGGAAAAGGGTAGTTTTTTTGGTCTGGGATTCTTTCACTGTGTGGTACCCAAACCATCGAATGCCTCTTGTTTTTAGGTCCGACTTGTCGGAGACAGTCTTATGCTGAGACGCCTTCGCGTCGTGTCGCGTCAGATAAATGCGCAAATTGCCCCAAACGGGACCTGCAACCCAACTCACGGCGCCGTCATGTTTTAtctcttttgttttctatatatgacgagagagagagcgcgcgcgcgTACGACGCCACCAGTTGACGTGTCGCCGTGGATCGAATCGCCTCTTGTGTGGGTCCACGACGAAACAGATGCCCAAAACTGTGAAGATCTTGTGGCCCGCCTACGTGAGACTTGTTAGGATTGAGTCTCGTTAGGTAAGCCTGTCCTCAGCGATTTATGGAAGAGGGCCTTTTtgagatcacctccaaattctaagtttttttactctctctccatcacatcaatttttagccacttgcatggagcattaaatgtaggtaaaaaaaataactaattgcatagtttagttggaaatcacgagatgaatttgTTGAGCTTAGTtgggtccacgattggacaatatttaccaaataagacgaaagtgctactatttatcgggttgaaattttttgcaatctaaacatggccgaGGTTTGCTAGCGTCCGGACAACGTCCACACGCGCGTACATGCAGTCTGTTTTTTCCGCGCCGTTCGCACGCTCACGCAGGGCTCATGCTGTCCCAAACGTTACTAGCATCGAGACAGAGAGGAGGGGGGCGGCGGATGCCTAGCCAATACCGAGGGGAGGAGGAGACGCCAGGAGAAGGAGAAGACACCGAGACAAAAGGCTACAGAAAAGTGAGAAGAGAGATGCAAtacctgatctacttttaaaatattcAGACGcatcacttgcaacatacgtctgaaagtatatgaaacacttaaaacatttatctgaaacatttgcaaaaacacctgaaaaacacttgaaacccaTGTAAAACATACGCAccatccaaataaaacatttgTAACCTATGtgtaaacatatgcaacatccaaataaacacatgtaacacccctggtgttacgatcttgtttagcaccgagatttaggcctaagaaacaATTTCCGAAAATGAGGTCCTTGAATTTTGATTTAAAACAAACTTGAAGTGATAAGTGGATACTgtgtgactcagttttgtggactcatATAAACGTCCAAGTTAAATTATTCAGTGCGTAAAAATATTTAAGAATATCCGACAAtaattctagcaaataaatagcggATGGTTTGTTCTATGGGATTAAgtgtgaaaaacaatttttataaaccaaataaaatatagcttgtAATTCATACTTAGATAaaagtttgaagtgcaagtttagtagataaaAATGCTATTTTTGGCATTTGAATTCTGACAAAATTTTCTAAATCTTAGTTTCGTGTTTTGATACGATTTGTTGCATCAAAGTGTGTACTTGAGCTTTCGTCGCATTAGTAAGTTGTTTTTGGTTCGCTTTTAAAAGCATGTGTGATGTCGTTCCGGCCAGCCCGGCCGCTGCCACTGCCTCGCTCTGCGCTATGCTCCTACCGTCTTGCGTCGCGTCCTAGCCCCTACACCGCTGCGACGCTGTCGGCTGGCCGGTGCCATTGTTGCGCGCACATGGGGATGCCCCTCCCCGCACAGCGCTATCGCCGTCTTAATGGCACTGCGCGCGTACGATCTCCCTAGCCACGAGTTACACAGCGCCAGCACATGTGCCACCACTGTCGCTCAACCACGGTCTGCCTCAGTTGTCTCGTCGCGCTATTGTCCTAGTCGCAGCGCTGTTGTCTGCCTTCGCGTCTCGCCAGGTTGAGTCGTCCCGTCCATGCCACTGCTATCCTACGCACGGCCTTGTGCGCTCCGGTGCTAGCGCTGTGATGCTCATACACGTGCTCCCTCCAGACTATTGGGTAGGGCGTCGTTCTTGCTGCTCGCTTAAAACGCGGCCGCCGGTAGCTGCTCACTCTCGCTGCTTGCCTACTATGCCTCCTACTCGTCCGTCGCAAGCCCCACTGTCGCGCTGGTCCTGCTGCTCCATGGCACCACCCTCCTTTTCCCTCCCCGCGTCGCGCGCCCGTGACCACAGCACCACGCCGCCTCCAATCGCGCCTGCTGCGTCGTCGCCCGACCCATCGCGAGCTCGTGCACACCCTACGGCTCCACGCTGGAGCTACAGCCACTAGCGCTGCCCCGTCCACGTCCCCGCCGTCGTCCACGCCGGTATGGCTTCGCCACGGGTAGCTCTGCCTCACCTCGAGCCTCCTCTGCGCCACCGTCGCCGCGTCGCATTTCCGGTGCAGCCACGCCCGTGGCTCGCGGCTCTAGGCGACCTCTAGGGCAGGCTCGGTGAGGTCAGCCGGCTCATCCGCGCCTTGCCAGCCAGTTTGTCCTCGCACCTCCCCGCACCGCTCCACCTCCGAGTCATAGCTCCACGTCGCCACTCTCTGCTGCTCCTTCGCATGTAGCACCGGCATGGCTGCGCTCTCGCTGCCTTCCCACGGCCTCGTTGGACCGCAGCCCCCAGTGTTGTCCCTCCTCGGCGTGGCTACGCGCTCCTTCAGGTCCACGTGGGCCCTAGCCCGCCCCCGCACTAGCACCCCGCCGCCggtgcgccccccccccccccccccgcagagCCTTCTGGTCACCATGCCGCGTCGCCACCGCACGTCGCCCCACTGCTGTGGGTCACCGCATCCCGTGTTGTGGCACCCATGGATGCGGGTTGGTCCCGTGTACCCCGCGGACAGTCCTCGATCAccgttgtgccttccccggccgaCCACCCGGTGCGGCATCCCCTGCTCGGGCTCTCTAGGAAATTGGCATAACGAAAATAGAAACGAAGGTAAGGGCCTAGGTGCAATAGTATTGACTCATATAAATAGTGCTCTGGATCTCGTGTTCAATAGAGAAAAGCACGGGGACCTTTATGCAAAAATGTGCATCATGCCTGGGCCAAGCCACGTGGGCTAGCCTGTTGGGCCGCTTGCCCTGCGCCTCTGCAGTCGTggcctgctgaaaggtcctaatggctagaggagggtgaatagcctattaaaaatttctacaacaacacttaacaaaccggttagacaattatgaggcaaagcaaatgttgcgctagcctactaaaaagcaagtcacctaccataattctagttaatatagtttctatccacacaataactatgtcactatactaagttagtgtgctctcaaaggctaactaaagagccacactaaccaaactaacaagctctcacaactagctacactaaagagcttgacaactagtttgcggtaatgtagagagagagcaagatagttataccgccttgtcgaggagtgaaccaatcaatcacaaggatgaataccaatgaaaaccaatcacctcggaatcaaatgatgaacacaatgatttttaccgaggttcacttgcttgccggcaagctactcctcgttgtggagattcacttacttggaggttcacgtgctgattggcatcatacgccaaatccgcaatagggtgccacataaccaacataagatgaggatcacacaagccacaagcaattca
The nucleotide sequence above comes from Miscanthus floridulus cultivar M001 chromosome 18, ASM1932011v1, whole genome shotgun sequence. Encoded proteins:
- the LOC136524468 gene encoding uncharacterized protein; translation: MDFSAGRSGSRGGGPGDVRAQAERWLEIAEKLLAARDLVGCKRFAERAVEADPLLPGANELLAVADVLLASQSMGPSGHPDPLAILQLPPGASPDHAAISRAFRRLALLLGQRNPHPDAAGTPSFSRYAAVGAAAGAPAPDPPEF